The Hydrogenispora ethanolica nucleotide sequence TTCCGGGTGGTTGCAAATTATGGGCGGGATGCCGGCGAAGCAGTGCATCATTTGCATTTTCATATGATTGCCGGTCGCTCTTTGGCATGGCCTCCCGGTTAAGTGATTGACATTTATCCCTTTGATATAGTAAAATATTATAATGTGATTTTGTTTTCGAACCGGACACTGCTGTATGGGTCATGGGTAGGAAAGCAGTGAGGGGAGGGAAATAGTTGGCCACTGAAATTAAAATCGGTAAAAACGAAACCTTGGATAGCGCTTTACGGCGTTTTAAAAGGGAATGTCAAGTTTCCGGCATTTTAGCCGAGGTTCGTAAGCGTGAGCATTATGAAAAGCCTAGTGTCAAAAGGAAAAAGAAATCAGAAGCAGCCAGAAAGCGCAAGTTTAAATAACCCGTCATTGACGGGTTTTTTATTTGCAAGACGGTTGGTCGCCGCCTCGCCGGGTTTGCGACCAACCGCTTTTTATAAGAGGACCCGGCTCTCCAACCGTTCGAAAAAACCTCCCATCATTGATTCTT carries:
- the rpsU gene encoding 30S ribosomal protein S21 — translated: MATEIKIGKNETLDSALRRFKRECQVSGILAEVRKREHYEKPSVKRKKKSEAARKRKFK